A genomic segment from Streptomyces sp. NBC_00654 encodes:
- the cydD gene encoding thiol reductant ABC exporter subunit CydD, with protein sequence MKPIDPRLLRYARATRFFLAAVVALGLVGATLVIAQAMLIAEVVVGGFEGRMTVSELRTPLLLLAAVALGRALVAWLTELAAYRASAAVKSELRGRLLERATRLGPGWLSGERTGSLVALATRGVDALDDYFARYLPQLGLAVVVPVAVLARIVTEDWVSAAIIVVTLPLIPLFMILIGWATQSSMDRQWQLLSRLSGHFLDVVAGLPTLKVFGRAKAQAEAIRTITSQYRRATMRTLRIAFLSSFALELLATLSVALVAVTIGMRLVHGELDLYTGLVVLILAPEAYLPIRQVGAQYHAAAEGLSAAEEIFAVLETEPRADGTQAVPASLRLELEDVTVRHGGRGEPSLDAASLVVEPGETVALVGPSGIGKSTLLNVVLGFEVPDEGRVRVGGTDLAELSPERWRERIAWVPQRPHLFAGTIAENVRLARPDADDEAVAAALRDAGAYDFVAELPEGAGTPLGEDGAGLSAGQRQRLALARAFLADRPLLLLDEPTASLDGETEAGIVEAVRRLAAGRTVLLVVHRPALLAVADRVVALEPREPQERSVAAVGKEPGERSAAAAEGAAEAASAAAQRRPAGTEPLTAVAPGDHLEPVLRDTEPRPGGRVLARVREAAGARRGQLALALLLGSLAVGSAVGLMAVSGWLISRASEQPPVLYLMVAVTATRAFGIGRAVFRYAERLVSHDAVLRMLAELRVAVYRGLERIAPAGLRTTRRGDLLSRLVADVDALQDYWLRWLLPVGTAVVVGAGAAGFTGWLLPEAGVVLAVGLLLAGVGVPLVSGACARHAERQLAPARAALATRVTDLLGGTAELTVAGALPRRHTRVREADGLLTRIASRAAAATALGSGLSALICGLTVVAAALVAVPAVYDGRLEGVALAVVVLTPLAAFEAVAGLPLAVQYRQRVRRSAERVYEVLDAPVPVREPVSPAQQPSSPFPLEVRGLTARYAGAGRNALESVDLTLVPGRRVAVVGPSGAGKTTLAQVLLRFLDAREGTYRLGGTDAFELDGDTVRAFVGLCAQDAHVFDSSIRENLRLARTGATDAELRDALAGARLLDWAEALPEGLDTLVGEHGARLSGGQRQRLALARALLADFPVLVLDEPAEHLDLATADALTADLLAATRGRTTVLITHRIEGLEAVDEVLVMDTGRVVQRGPYADLVAQDGPLRRMLERERETTVGEGAARESTRESVGSSR encoded by the coding sequence GTGAAACCGATCGACCCGCGCCTGCTCCGGTACGCCAGGGCCACCCGCTTCTTCCTGGCGGCCGTGGTGGCACTCGGACTCGTCGGTGCGACGCTGGTGATCGCCCAGGCCATGCTCATCGCCGAGGTGGTGGTGGGCGGATTCGAAGGCCGGATGACGGTCTCCGAACTCCGCACACCACTGCTTCTGCTCGCCGCGGTCGCGCTGGGGCGGGCGCTCGTCGCCTGGCTCACCGAACTGGCCGCGTACCGGGCGAGCGCGGCGGTCAAGTCCGAACTGCGCGGCAGGCTCCTGGAACGGGCCACGCGGCTCGGGCCAGGATGGCTGAGCGGCGAGCGCACCGGCTCCCTGGTGGCGCTGGCCACCCGCGGGGTCGACGCGCTCGACGACTACTTCGCCCGCTATCTGCCGCAGCTCGGACTCGCGGTGGTCGTGCCGGTGGCGGTCCTGGCGAGGATCGTCACCGAGGACTGGGTGTCGGCCGCGATCATCGTGGTCACGCTGCCGCTCATTCCGCTGTTCATGATCCTGATCGGCTGGGCCACCCAGTCCAGCATGGACCGTCAGTGGCAGCTGCTCTCCCGGCTGTCCGGGCACTTCCTGGACGTGGTCGCCGGGCTGCCGACCCTGAAGGTCTTCGGGCGGGCCAAGGCGCAGGCGGAAGCGATCCGGACGATCACGTCGCAGTACCGCCGGGCCACCATGCGGACGCTGCGGATCGCGTTCCTGTCCTCCTTCGCCCTGGAGCTGCTGGCGACGCTGTCGGTGGCGCTCGTCGCCGTCACCATCGGGATGCGGCTCGTCCACGGTGAACTCGATCTCTACACCGGACTGGTGGTCCTGATCCTCGCGCCCGAGGCCTATCTGCCGATCCGGCAGGTGGGGGCGCAGTACCACGCGGCGGCGGAGGGCCTCTCGGCCGCCGAGGAGATCTTCGCGGTCCTGGAGACCGAACCGCGGGCCGACGGCACACAGGCCGTCCCCGCATCGCTGCGGCTGGAGCTGGAGGACGTCACGGTCCGGCACGGCGGCCGCGGCGAACCGTCGCTCGACGCCGCGTCCCTGGTCGTCGAGCCGGGGGAGACCGTCGCCCTGGTCGGCCCGAGCGGCATCGGCAAGTCCACCCTCCTCAATGTGGTGCTGGGCTTCGAGGTTCCCGACGAGGGGCGGGTACGGGTCGGTGGCACCGATCTCGCGGAGCTCTCCCCCGAGCGCTGGCGCGAGCGGATCGCCTGGGTGCCGCAGCGCCCGCACCTCTTCGCGGGCACGATCGCCGAGAACGTACGCCTCGCCCGGCCGGACGCGGACGACGAGGCCGTGGCGGCGGCACTGCGGGACGCCGGGGCGTACGACTTCGTCGCCGAGCTGCCGGAAGGGGCGGGGACACCGCTGGGCGAGGACGGTGCCGGGCTCTCGGCCGGCCAGCGTCAGCGCCTCGCCCTCGCGCGGGCGTTCCTCGCCGACCGGCCGCTGCTGCTGCTCGACGAGCCGACCGCGAGCCTGGACGGCGAGACGGAGGCGGGCATCGTCGAGGCCGTACGGCGGCTGGCGGCCGGGCGGACCGTGCTGCTGGTGGTGCACCGCCCGGCGCTGCTGGCGGTCGCCGACCGCGTGGTGGCGCTGGAGCCCAGGGAGCCCCAGGAGCGGTCTGTGGCGGCCGTTGGCAAGGAGCCCGGGGAACGGTCCGCCGCGGCCGCCGAGGGGGCGGCGGAAGCCGCTTCGGCGGCCGCGCAGCGGCGCCCCGCCGGTACCGAGCCGCTCACCGCCGTCGCCCCCGGGGATCACCTCGAACCCGTGCTGCGCGACACCGAGCCCCGGCCCGGCGGCCGGGTGCTGGCCCGGGTCCGGGAGGCCGCCGGCGCGCGCCGCGGACAGCTGGCGCTCGCCCTGCTGCTGGGCAGCCTCGCCGTGGGTTCGGCCGTCGGCCTCATGGCCGTCTCCGGCTGGCTGATCTCCCGAGCCTCCGAGCAGCCCCCCGTGCTCTATCTGATGGTCGCCGTCACCGCGACCCGCGCCTTCGGCATCGGCCGGGCCGTCTTCCGCTACGCGGAGCGGCTCGTCTCCCACGACGCGGTGCTCAGGATGCTCGCCGAACTGCGGGTGGCCGTGTACCGCGGACTGGAGCGCATCGCGCCCGCCGGTCTGCGCACGACGCGCCGCGGCGACCTGCTGTCCCGGCTCGTCGCCGACGTGGACGCGCTCCAGGACTACTGGCTGCGCTGGCTGCTGCCCGTGGGGACCGCGGTCGTCGTCGGGGCCGGGGCGGCCGGCTTCACCGGCTGGCTGCTCCCCGAGGCGGGCGTGGTGCTCGCCGTCGGACTGCTGCTCGCCGGAGTGGGCGTACCGCTGGTCAGCGGCGCCTGCGCCCGGCACGCGGAACGCCAACTCGCCCCCGCCCGCGCCGCACTGGCCACCCGTGTCACCGATCTGCTCGGCGGTACGGCCGAACTGACCGTCGCCGGGGCGCTGCCCCGCCGCCACACGCGGGTGCGCGAGGCCGACGGTCTGCTCACCCGGATCGCCTCCCGGGCCGCCGCCGCGACCGCGCTCGGCAGCGGGCTCTCCGCCCTGATCTGCGGACTCACCGTGGTGGCCGCCGCCCTCGTCGCCGTACCCGCCGTGTACGACGGACGGCTGGAGGGCGTCGCGCTCGCGGTGGTGGTGCTCACCCCGCTCGCCGCCTTCGAGGCCGTGGCCGGACTGCCGCTCGCCGTGCAGTACCGCCAGCGGGTCCGCCGGAGCGCGGAGCGGGTGTACGAGGTGCTCGACGCCCCCGTACCGGTGCGGGAGCCCGTGAGCCCGGCACAGCAGCCCTCCTCGCCCTTCCCGCTGGAGGTACGGGGGCTGACGGCCAGGTACGCGGGAGCCGGGCGGAACGCTCTGGAGTCCGTCGACCTGACCCTGGTGCCCGGCAGGCGGGTGGCCGTCGTCGGACCCTCCGGTGCGGGCAAGACCACGCTGGCCCAGGTTCTCCTCCGCTTCCTGGACGCGCGGGAGGGGACGTACCGGCTCGGCGGGACCGACGCCTTCGAGCTGGACGGGGACACGGTCCGCGCGTTCGTCGGGCTGTGCGCCCAGGACGCCCATGTCTTCGACAGTTCCATCCGCGAGAATCTGCGCCTGGCCCGGACCGGTGCGACCGACGCCGAACTGCGCGACGCCCTGGCCGGCGCCCGGCTGCTGGACTGGGCCGAGGCGCTGCCGGAGGGGTTGGACACCCTGGTGGGCGAACACGGCGCCCGGCTCTCGGGCGGGCAGCGTCAGAGGCTCGCGCTGGCCCGTGCGCTGCTCGCCGACTTCCCCGTGCTCGTCCTCGACGAGCCCGCCGAACACCTTGATCTGGCCACCGCGGACGCCCTGACCGCCGACCTGCTGGCCGCGACCCGGGGGCGGACGACCGTGCTGATCACCCATCGCATCGAGGGCCTGGAGGCCGTCGACGAGGTGCTGGTCATGGACACGGGCCGGGTGGTGCAGCGTGGCCCGTACGCCGATCTCGTGGCCCAGGACGGGCCGCTGCGCCGCATGCTGGAGCGCGAGCGGGAGACGACGGTGGGGGAAGGGGCGGCGCGGGAGTCCACGCGGGAGAGTGTGGGGAGCAGCCGGTAG